In Fluviicola taffensis DSM 16823, the following are encoded in one genomic region:
- a CDS encoding branched-chain amino acid aminotransferase has protein sequence MILQDTIKVTRTQESKLSAVDWDNLPFGKVFSDHMLIMDYKDGAWQDPEIMPFGPLSMHPATSVIHYGQSIFEGLKAYRMDGGEIAIFRPDMNAKRFEESCARMCMPVIPEKVFVELTRKFVEIESDWIPTKEGFSLYLRPFLFGTDEYIGIKPSDTYRFVIFACPVGAYYNEPVNVKIEEFYTRASVGGVGRAKTAGNYAAALYPARLGQQKGYHQLVWTDGKTHEYIEESGTMNVMFVIDGVLITPSEETDTILRGITKRSVVEVAKMWGMPVEERQVSVAEVVQAHREGRLTEAFGAGTAATIAHIAKIGYREEDLILPAIETRTFSLKVHAYLDDIKSGKVEDTFGWLSKI, from the coding sequence ATGATATTACAAGACACCATTAAAGTTACTCGTACCCAAGAGTCAAAATTAAGTGCTGTTGATTGGGACAACTTGCCATTTGGTAAAGTTTTTTCAGATCACATGCTAATTATGGATTACAAAGACGGAGCTTGGCAAGATCCTGAGATTATGCCTTTTGGACCTCTTTCCATGCATCCTGCAACTTCAGTTATTCATTATGGGCAATCTATTTTTGAGGGCTTAAAAGCCTACAGAATGGATGGTGGGGAAATCGCAATTTTCCGACCAGATATGAATGCCAAACGCTTTGAGGAATCTTGTGCACGTATGTGTATGCCAGTAATTCCTGAAAAAGTTTTTGTTGAATTGACTCGTAAATTCGTTGAAATAGAAAGTGATTGGATTCCTACGAAAGAAGGATTCTCGTTGTATTTGAGACCTTTTTTGTTTGGAACGGATGAGTATATCGGAATCAAACCTTCTGACACGTATCGATTCGTGATTTTCGCATGCCCTGTTGGAGCTTACTACAATGAGCCAGTGAATGTGAAAATTGAAGAATTCTATACAAGAGCATCTGTTGGTGGAGTAGGAAGAGCAAAAACAGCTGGTAATTATGCTGCTGCTTTGTATCCTGCAAGGTTAGGTCAACAAAAGGGATACCATCAGTTGGTTTGGACAGACGGAAAAACACACGAGTACATTGAAGAATCAGGTACAATGAATGTGATGTTTGTGATTGACGGAGTGTTAATTACTCCTTCTGAAGAAACAGATACTATTTTGCGTGGTATTACAAAACGTTCAGTAGTTGAAGTGGCTAAAATGTGGGGAATGCCTGTAGAAGAGCGTCAGGTTTCTGTTGCTGAAGTTGTTCAAGCACACCGTGAAGGTAGATTGACAGAGGCTTTTGGAGCTGGTACCGCTGCAACAATTGCACATATCGCAAAAATTGGATACAGAGAAGAAGATTTAATTCTTCCAGCAATTGAAACGAGAACTTTTTCATTGAAAGTTCACGCTTATTTAGATGATATTAAATCTGGTAAAGTGGAAGATACCTTTGGTTGGCTTTCTAAAATATAA
- a CDS encoding RecQ family ATP-dependent DNA helicase, with protein MSKKSQEILSKYWGYSEFRPMQEEIIEASIYGKDVIALLPTGGGKSICFQVPGIAREGITIVVSPLIALMEDQVNQLQKRGIRAKALTSGLSFREIDILLDNAKFGGIDFLYISPERIQTRLFQERVKQMEIALFVVDEAHCISEWGHDFRPAYMEISKLREYHPEVPIIAVTATATPKVKEDIASHLKLKNPEIFEASFERTNVSYEVYPVSNKLDAIAKWILKNPNDVGIIYCQTRKSVKDVMIYLQALKIKANMYHGGMNGKERSLALTNWLSEHTPIMVATNAFGMGIDKPNVRFVSHYEIPNNPESYFQEAGRAGRDGNESRTFAFVEPVDLNEIAVRVMAQFPSPDKIRLIYRALCNYLKVAIGSGEHESYILLFKDFVKKFNLNMAEVYPAFRLLEMNGSILFSEQGLKGSRIKISIDNTHLYGFQLKNPVLDPLITWISRNHSEVFDSFCEIDEEEACKRLKISNQELERQLKYLEEHGIIDITWRTDLPMITFLHERLPDDYIELKPEVYHFRKERALERMNVMKAYIEGRHCRPQFIIAYFGQTSIPCGKCDYCLEQRLLEKHPRLELELIELLEQKPMTLAEIVSQFDASFATKIKSILKELINQERVTFSEMYFSLPQ; from the coding sequence ATGTCAAAAAAGAGTCAAGAAATTCTTTCTAAATATTGGGGTTATTCGGAGTTTCGTCCTATGCAGGAAGAAATTATCGAAGCTTCCATCTATGGAAAAGATGTCATTGCTCTCTTACCAACTGGAGGCGGAAAGTCTATTTGCTTTCAGGTTCCAGGAATTGCTCGTGAAGGAATTACCATTGTTGTTTCGCCCCTAATTGCATTGATGGAGGACCAAGTGAATCAATTGCAAAAAAGAGGAATTCGAGCAAAGGCATTAACCAGCGGACTTTCCTTTCGAGAAATTGACATTTTACTAGACAATGCCAAATTTGGAGGGATTGACTTTCTATACATTTCTCCAGAGCGCATTCAAACACGCTTATTTCAGGAACGCGTTAAACAAATGGAAATCGCCTTGTTTGTAGTCGATGAGGCACATTGTATTTCTGAGTGGGGACATGATTTTCGACCTGCTTACATGGAGATTTCAAAACTTCGTGAATATCATCCAGAAGTGCCAATTATTGCCGTTACTGCAACTGCTACACCCAAGGTAAAGGAAGATATTGCGAGTCATTTGAAATTGAAGAATCCAGAAATTTTTGAGGCTTCCTTTGAACGCACCAACGTTAGTTATGAGGTTTATCCTGTTTCCAACAAGTTAGATGCCATTGCAAAATGGATTCTCAAAAACCCCAATGATGTAGGGATTATCTATTGTCAAACTCGCAAAAGCGTGAAAGATGTGATGATTTATTTGCAAGCTCTGAAAATCAAAGCAAATATGTATCATGGTGGAATGAATGGCAAAGAGCGAAGTTTGGCATTAACGAACTGGCTTAGCGAACACACGCCCATCATGGTTGCAACAAACGCATTCGGTATGGGAATTGACAAACCTAATGTCCGATTTGTCTCTCACTACGAAATACCCAATAATCCGGAATCGTATTTTCAAGAAGCAGGTAGAGCTGGTAGAGATGGTAATGAATCTCGTACGTTTGCATTTGTCGAACCTGTAGATTTGAATGAAATTGCAGTTCGAGTGATGGCACAATTCCCAAGTCCTGATAAAATCCGATTGATTTACAGGGCTTTGTGTAATTATTTGAAAGTTGCTATTGGCTCTGGTGAACACGAATCATACATCTTGCTCTTCAAGGATTTCGTGAAAAAGTTTAATTTGAACATGGCAGAAGTTTATCCAGCTTTCAGATTACTGGAAATGAACGGAAGTATTCTCTTTTCTGAACAAGGATTGAAAGGTTCACGGATTAAAATCAGCATTGACAATACACACTTGTACGGTTTTCAATTGAAGAACCCAGTACTCGATCCATTGATAACTTGGATTTCTAGAAATCACAGTGAAGTGTTTGATTCATTCTGTGAAATTGATGAAGAGGAAGCTTGCAAACGCCTAAAGATTTCAAATCAAGAATTGGAAAGGCAATTGAAATATTTGGAAGAACACGGAATCATCGATATTACTTGGCGAACAGACTTACCTATGATTACGTTTCTACACGAAAGACTTCCAGATGATTACATTGAATTGAAACCAGAAGTCTATCATTTTAGAAAAGAACGTGCTTTGGAACGAATGAACGTGATGAAAGCCTACATTGAAGGAAGACATTGCAGACCTCAATTCATCATTGCATATTTTGGACAAACAAGTATTCCTTGTGGCAAATGTGACTATTGCTTGGAACAGCGTTTATTGGAAAAACACCCCCGATTGGAATTGGAACTCATTGAACTTTTGGAGCAAAAACCAATGACTTTAGCAGAAATCGTGAGTCAATTTGACGCATCCTTTGCTACCAAAATAAAATCCATTCTGAAAGAGCTGATCAATCAAGAACGAGTAACTTTCAGTGAGATGTATTTCTCGCTCCCCCAGTAA
- a CDS encoding XRE family transcriptional regulator, giving the protein MKLGNNLKLVRKSKKKSQEEVAADLGLTRSSYSGYENQIAEPGIDTLIALSSYYGVPIDALLTKDFSTFTDSDWTTISSGLYADINGNNLRVLTSLVDADDNEMIELIPQQARAGYTTGYADPDYLKVLPTFSLPFLSKNRKYRSFPIVGDSMPPVDEGSFVVAEYIQNWGSVRNGTPCIVVTKDDGIVFKIVNNFIETQQSFELCSTNPLYLPYYVNVNEIVEMWKFVNYISPSLPEMRIDDSQLTRSIQDLQREIIDLKRTVTGGARNTSH; this is encoded by the coding sequence ATGAAATTAGGGAACAATCTAAAACTCGTTCGAAAAAGCAAGAAAAAGTCGCAGGAAGAAGTGGCTGCTGATTTAGGATTAACACGAAGTAGTTATTCGGGTTATGAGAATCAAATTGCAGAACCTGGTATTGATACCTTAATTGCACTTAGCAGTTATTACGGAGTACCGATTGATGCTTTATTGACCAAGGATTTTTCTACGTTTACAGATAGCGATTGGACAACGATTTCTTCTGGATTGTATGCTGATATCAATGGGAATAATTTACGTGTTTTAACTTCTTTAGTTGATGCGGATGATAATGAAATGATTGAATTAATTCCTCAGCAGGCGAGAGCAGGCTACACAACGGGTTATGCCGATCCTGATTATTTGAAAGTTCTACCAACGTTTAGTTTACCATTTTTATCTAAAAATAGAAAATACCGCTCTTTCCCAATAGTTGGCGATTCTATGCCTCCAGTGGATGAAGGTTCTTTCGTTGTTGCTGAGTATATTCAAAATTGGGGAAGTGTTCGCAATGGAACGCCTTGTATTGTAGTTACTAAAGATGATGGAATTGTTTTTAAAATTGTCAACAACTTCATTGAGACTCAACAGTCTTTTGAATTGTGCTCAACGAATCCCTTGTATTTACCTTACTATGTCAATGTGAATGAGATTGTGGAGATGTGGAAATTTGTCAATTACATTTCTCCGAGTTTACCCGAAATGCGTATCGATGATTCACAATTGACGCGAAGTATTCAGGATTTGCAGCGAGAAATCATCGATTTGAAACGAACTGTTACTGGGGGAGCGAGAAATACATCTCACTGA
- a CDS encoding YihY/virulence factor BrkB family protein: MDSKRKVPKLSWKEVLQLFKTTFVEFFGEKSFFHGAALAYYAVFAIIPIIYLAVISFGSIMGQEAILKLIKTLLEEQVGMKDSSGILDFLSEVHFEKSSVILNIVGIIALMFSSSALISSLRMSINEFYDIHVKIDDRKTQILYTILIKLGSVFMLAVFGISIVLLYTGETIFMSISGELYESLHLQQKWIMNLIEHLVAIGINTILFSIVYKYLHDGKVLWKLALSGGLLTSCLLYVGQIGLKFYLTKYFFGSQMGIAGTLLIFLAWMYYSSQIIFLGAKFVKVYSEVIGRPITFEVHRFLQKMHQKKKE; the protein is encoded by the coding sequence TTGGACTCAAAAAGAAAAGTACCAAAGCTTAGTTGGAAGGAAGTTCTGCAACTTTTTAAAACAACTTTTGTAGAGTTTTTTGGGGAGAAATCCTTTTTTCATGGGGCTGCATTGGCTTATTATGCAGTTTTCGCGATTATTCCAATCATTTATTTGGCGGTAATTAGTTTTGGCTCAATCATGGGACAAGAAGCTATTCTGAAGCTCATAAAAACGTTGCTGGAAGAACAAGTTGGAATGAAAGACAGTTCTGGAATTCTCGACTTTTTATCGGAAGTTCATTTCGAAAAAAGCAGCGTAATCCTCAATATTGTCGGAATCATTGCGTTGATGTTTTCAAGCTCTGCTTTGATTTCTTCCCTCCGAATGAGTATCAATGAGTTCTATGATATTCATGTTAAAATTGACGATCGAAAAACTCAGATTTTGTATACCATTCTCATCAAATTGGGATCTGTTTTTATGTTGGCTGTATTTGGAATATCGATTGTACTCCTTTATACAGGGGAAACTATTTTCATGTCGATTAGTGGCGAGTTGTATGAATCATTGCATTTACAGCAAAAGTGGATTATGAATTTGATTGAGCATTTGGTTGCAATTGGAATTAATACAATCTTATTTTCAATCGTTTATAAATATCTTCATGACGGAAAAGTGCTTTGGAAATTGGCTTTATCGGGGGGATTACTAACTTCTTGTCTGCTATATGTTGGACAAATTGGGTTGAAATTTTACTTGACGAAGTACTTTTTTGGAAGTCAAATGGGAATTGCAGGAACTTTACTGATTTTCTTGGCTTGGATGTATTATTCTTCTCAAATCATCTTCCTAGGAGCGAAATTTGTAAAAGTATATTCCGAGGTAATCGGCAGGCCAATTACGTTTGAAGTGCATCGATTTCTTCAAAAGATGCATCAAAAGAAGAAGGAATGA
- a CDS encoding ABC transporter ATP-binding protein encodes MLSLDTLYFSYSKEHQVLKGISLELKPGEVFGIVGSSGGGKSTFLKIVAGLLDATKGSVSWNGTQVKGPSQKLVPGHEEIQLVNQNFSLDLFHTVKENVLLKILHLPEKARLQFCYELLDLVELTHIEDQQARFISGGEQQRLAIARALAMESEVLLLDEPFSHLDAHLRLKIGAYIKQLIEIRNTLCILVSHEGAEVMQWCSKIGFLDKGKLTRVDSPHEFYFNPTSFNEGAYFGELNEVKEGKTKILFRPCEYKAVEKGGIEVEFMDAVFFGAYWKSFFRTNNGETLVLYANKSLKKIKRIGLKKKSTKA; translated from the coding sequence ATGCTTTCACTCGATACGCTTTATTTTTCTTACAGCAAAGAGCACCAAGTATTAAAAGGAATTTCATTGGAGTTAAAACCTGGTGAAGTATTTGGAATTGTTGGTTCAAGTGGAGGGGGTAAATCTACTTTTTTAAAAATAGTTGCAGGTTTGTTAGATGCAACGAAAGGTTCTGTTTCATGGAATGGAACACAGGTGAAAGGTCCCAGTCAGAAATTGGTTCCTGGTCACGAAGAAATTCAACTGGTGAATCAAAATTTCAGTTTGGATTTATTCCATACAGTGAAAGAGAATGTACTCCTGAAAATACTGCATTTGCCAGAAAAAGCGCGACTTCAATTTTGCTATGAATTACTCGATTTGGTTGAATTGACTCATATTGAAGATCAGCAAGCTCGTTTTATATCTGGTGGCGAACAACAACGATTGGCAATTGCTAGAGCATTGGCTATGGAATCTGAAGTATTACTTTTAGACGAACCGTTTTCTCATCTTGATGCTCATTTACGCTTGAAAATTGGCGCCTACATCAAACAACTCATCGAAATCCGTAATACACTTTGTATTTTAGTTTCTCATGAAGGGGCAGAGGTAATGCAGTGGTGTTCGAAGATTGGTTTTCTAGATAAAGGAAAATTAACACGTGTAGATTCACCTCACGAATTTTATTTTAATCCAACAAGTTTCAATGAAGGAGCATATTTCGGTGAATTAAATGAAGTGAAGGAAGGAAAAACTAAAATTTTATTTCGACCTTGCGAATATAAAGCAGTAGAAAAGGGTGGAATCGAAGTTGAATTTATGGATGCTGTTTTTTTTGGAGCATATTGGAAATCATTTTTCCGCACAAACAATGGAGAAACATTGGTTTTATATGCAAATAAGTCACTCAAAAAAATAAAACGAATTGGACTCAAAAAGAAAAGTACCAAAGCTTAG
- a CDS encoding class I SAM-dependent rRNA methyltransferase, with translation MYASVQLLPHKTQSMERKHPWIFSGALKEMPKTVEDGEVVVVFDSRNNEIAKGHFQHGSIAVRILTFKNELIDQDFFNMRISNAVELRKKLHLFREDNSICRLVHGEGDEMPGLVIDYYGGVAVIQCHSLGMYLQIDLIKNALIHALGDDLIAVYNKSKETLPGRIPVEDGYLFGACDTPHIALENGVKYQLDWITGQKTGFFIDQRENRALLAKYAEGAKILNTFCYSGGFSLAALKEGAREVHSLDSSKKAIELTDANIELNNFKNHQSIVADAMNFIRETGEEYDIVILDPPAFAKHRDKRHQAVQGYKRLNAMAIQHIRPGGLLMTYSCSQVVDKQLFTNTIIAAAIESGRTVKILEQLHQPADHPINAFHPEGEYLKGLLLQII, from the coding sequence ATGTACGCCAGCGTTCAATTACTTCCACACAAAACCCAATCTATGGAAAGAAAACATCCGTGGATTTTTTCGGGTGCTTTGAAAGAAATGCCCAAAACAGTTGAGGACGGAGAAGTTGTGGTTGTATTTGACTCACGCAACAATGAAATTGCGAAGGGTCATTTTCAACATGGATCTATTGCTGTAAGAATCCTAACCTTTAAAAACGAATTAATCGATCAGGATTTTTTCAATATGCGTATTTCAAATGCTGTTGAGTTGCGAAAAAAGCTACACTTATTCCGAGAAGATAATTCGATTTGCAGATTGGTTCACGGTGAAGGAGATGAAATGCCAGGGTTGGTTATCGATTATTACGGTGGCGTAGCAGTTATTCAATGCCACAGTTTGGGTATGTATTTGCAAATTGATTTAATCAAAAACGCATTAATTCATGCTTTAGGAGATGATTTAATTGCTGTTTACAATAAATCGAAGGAAACACTTCCAGGAAGAATTCCAGTTGAAGACGGGTATTTATTTGGAGCGTGTGACACGCCCCACATCGCCTTAGAAAATGGTGTGAAATATCAACTTGATTGGATTACCGGGCAAAAAACTGGTTTCTTTATTGATCAACGTGAAAACAGAGCCTTATTGGCTAAATATGCGGAAGGAGCGAAAATTTTAAATACGTTTTGTTATTCTGGCGGATTCAGTTTAGCAGCTTTGAAAGAAGGTGCGCGAGAAGTTCATTCCTTGGATAGCTCCAAAAAAGCAATCGAACTAACGGATGCAAATATTGAATTGAACAACTTCAAAAATCACCAATCCATTGTAGCTGATGCGATGAATTTCATTCGTGAAACAGGTGAAGAATACGATATCGTGATTTTAGATCCGCCTGCTTTTGCAAAACACCGCGACAAAAGACATCAAGCTGTTCAAGGATACAAGCGTTTGAATGCGATGGCTATCCAGCACATTCGTCCAGGCGGTTTGTTGATGACTTACAGTTGTTCGCAAGTTGTCGATAAACAATTATTTACCAATACAATTATTGCTGCAGCTATTGAGTCTGGAAGAACTGTAAAGATTCTAGAACAATTGCACCAACCAGCAGATCATCCTATTAACGCGTTTCATCCGGAAGGAGAATACTTAAAAGGATTGCTTTTACAGATTATTTAA
- a CDS encoding MATE family efflux transporter codes for MLDIRYSSILKMALPMMLSGFIQSVISITDAAFLSRYSTLAYDASGSAGLWYITLYMVFMGLGDGAQIAMAQKVGEKNSKGFVAVFQSNFIILVIAAALLTLLVQLCMPTLMGYMVTNHELAHAEQSFLEIRSYSFWAATITISIQASYLAVGKTSLVLVASLIAAISNIILDYFLIFGIGPFPRLGLEGAAIASTTAEFLAMLFLLSTLIGGRLKNEYPIWKERLISKFQLKENLKIGVPLLFQGMVALSIWTIFFIWIEQMGGDNLTVSLNIRYVYFLAFIPIWGFAAATKTYIAQYFGANQLDKLQLIQGRIQLLTIGFLLLTFHGAILYPEALIRLVSEKPEHIEESAQILRIVSGSILIYGFGSVYFQTISGIGRTRITFLVECLSTALYILSAYLFIKVWKWQLQWVWLVEYVYFITMGLSSLIYLKLSNWTKEEKAQLLKK; via the coding sequence ATGTTAGACATACGTTACAGCAGCATTCTAAAAATGGCATTGCCTATGATGCTGAGCGGATTCATTCAGTCTGTTATTTCCATTACTGATGCCGCTTTTTTAAGTCGATACAGCACACTTGCTTACGATGCTTCAGGAAGCGCGGGACTTTGGTACATCACACTTTACATGGTTTTCATGGGGCTTGGTGATGGTGCTCAAATTGCAATGGCTCAAAAAGTAGGAGAAAAAAACTCGAAAGGATTCGTTGCCGTTTTTCAATCTAACTTTATCATTTTAGTAATTGCTGCCGCATTATTGACGCTACTCGTTCAGCTATGTATGCCAACACTCATGGGATACATGGTTACCAATCACGAATTGGCTCATGCAGAACAATCTTTTCTTGAAATACGCAGCTATTCATTCTGGGCAGCCACCATTACAATTAGTATTCAAGCATCCTACTTAGCCGTAGGAAAAACATCTTTAGTTCTTGTCGCTTCTTTAATTGCCGCAATCTCAAACATTATTTTGGATTATTTCTTGATTTTTGGCATTGGTCCATTTCCAAGATTGGGATTAGAAGGCGCTGCAATTGCATCGACAACAGCCGAGTTTTTAGCGATGTTATTTCTGTTATCTACTTTGATTGGAGGAAGATTAAAGAACGAATATCCTATTTGGAAAGAGCGTTTAATTAGTAAGTTTCAATTGAAAGAAAATTTAAAAATTGGAGTCCCTCTCCTATTCCAAGGAATGGTGGCCCTTTCTATCTGGACAATCTTTTTCATTTGGATTGAACAAATGGGTGGAGACAATTTAACTGTTTCACTGAATATTAGATATGTCTATTTTCTAGCTTTCATACCCATTTGGGGATTTGCAGCAGCTACAAAAACATACATAGCTCAATATTTTGGCGCAAATCAATTGGATAAACTGCAACTAATTCAAGGTCGTATTCAATTACTAACCATTGGTTTCCTTCTCTTAACTTTTCACGGAGCAATTCTTTATCCAGAAGCATTGATTCGCTTAGTATCTGAAAAACCTGAGCACATAGAAGAAAGTGCACAAATTCTTCGAATTGTTAGTGGTTCCATTTTAATCTATGGATTCGGAAGCGTTTATTTTCAAACTATCAGTGGGATTGGACGAACACGCATCACTTTTTTAGTAGAATGTTTATCTACTGCTTTGTACATACTTTCAGCTTACCTTTTCATTAAAGTATGGAAATGGCAGTTACAATGGGTTTGGTTAGTCGAATATGTTTATTTCATCACCATGGGATTGAGCTCATTGATTTATTTGAAATTATCTAATTGGACAAAAGAAGAAAAAGCACAGCTTTTGAAAAAATAA